The stretch of DNA CGGCTAGAAAGGatcggaagcgaaatattgGTCGTTGCAGCGCAGCCACATGGGCTTCCCTGTCTTCATGATCTTGACGTTTGCTTCGCATTAAGGCGACCTCCTGGTTAGACCGTAGATGGCCATTCCATATTCAAATGACACACGTTGGCACATCTCCCTCTTTCTTGCGCACAATGTTCTTGTAGGCGTTTCTGCCCCGTATCAGATTCTGTTCAGTGACGTGCCGCCGCAGAAGCTACTGCTGACTAAATGACTGTTCAGATCCATATATATGAACgccttctgcagcagatccttttctttctgccgtaataaatgctcaagcagcgtaacgtgggatgttgttgctttcatcattgcagcaatgtttccacgctgttcaaatgctgttctgcgattacaattatcaataacaaattatttaaatccattgtttacttcagctcgcaaatgacaatagcacaacagctgttttcagacgcgtttgccaatggaaacacctcacgtccggctatcgcgttgccaatcgaaaatacacaaaaataccgaaaaaaacgCATAGTGGAAAAACGCCTTAAGAGCCCCttaaagtccgtcaaaattggaatggcggactaactgggaatTTTTCGGAACGTCAAAACCTTACGAACCAttcgttcaacggatggtggaTAAATCTATGTGGGAAGAACCTATTACAAGTACATAACCCAGTCGGATGTTCTCTGTGAGAATCTTAGTAGTTGCGAAAAATCCCAACTGCTTCCAACGGATGGACTCAATGGGAAGAGTGTATTACCTACCGACTGTTATATAGAATTAGTATTTAGTGAGTGGAATATTTATTGAGTATCACTTCTTTTATTGGTATTGTGGTCGGTCACACCAAGATTTGGTCACATGATATATTCACCTGACCTGGTTGACTACTCAATTTTCATCTCAAAATAAAGTTTGGGAATCGCCTCACCGTACAGTTGcagtttaacattttataaacaggtcgaaaaatgaaaatctgtgGTCCCAAGTTGTCCCTTTGCGGTCTTATTATCTCCGTTTGGGGTATTGTCCAACTGGTGAGTATAATGacatgatttttcaaaaatcagtAATAAACGATATacttctttttaatattttaggtcctTATGGGTTTATTCTTCTACATTAATAGTGTGGCTCTTATTGAGGATTTACCTCTAGACGAGGAATACCATTCCTTGGAAGAATTTTATGCAGCCGCAAATAGAGCTTACAATCAGGTAATATTTGAAGGTCCCAATTTCACAAG from Drosophila takahashii strain IR98-3 E-12201 chromosome 2R, DtakHiC1v2, whole genome shotgun sequence encodes:
- the RNASEK gene encoding ribonuclease kappa; this translates as MKICGPKLSLCGLIISVWGIVQLVLMGLFFYINSVALIEDLPLDEEYHSLEEFYAAANRAYNQNAYNCWIAACIYVLTLLLSAQQFYMNSRVTAN